From Pogona vitticeps strain Pit_001003342236 chromosome ZW-PAR, PviZW2.1, whole genome shotgun sequence, one genomic window encodes:
- the RGS3 gene encoding regulator of G-protein signaling 3 isoform X7 yields the protein MLTTPAMFLGDPQKENMEQVKITIPRGKNGFGFTICCDSPVRVQAVDSGGPAEKAGLQQLDTLLRLNEQPVERWKCVDLAHEIRNCPQEIILLVWRIVPHVKPGLEGGLRRSSCKSTFDLQLPPKKREKNGVGRASRPPEQRQSCHVVYDGHDGLVLNNWERYTELGKAPRQRQQQTLPPLLSRPPSGADRDKNYIILAPLNPGSQLLRPVYQDSKGPGDSQGKKSRLMKTVQTIKSQGGGGGVSSNSAQNSTLGRPPFPTSSYGTYVTLAPKVLVFPIFVQPLDLCNPARTLLLSEELLFHEIRNKPTKVTLFVYSDLLLFTKEDEPGRCNVLRNPLYLKDVQLQEASSEDLKFCILYLAEKLECVLSLEALSLEQKKRVCWCLIQNISKQRPAATPTAPPAETKMLESEAAQPGVASPAREDVPSPPFAFPVTDEDAATGETMVGVQHALVEEKERGPGPREEEEAQEPGKSPAAFTIPTLQLESPFGQGARATASTASFHPERPANLFGEEGEEEEEEDDDDSEEEEEEQEEEEDYEDSDGAAYLNLGRGKRCSMFEASSATHQPSCRLSVQHSLRRRTHSEGSLLRESRAPQSFTSDTSLDCAEGGPAPPGPPSWTLPSPKTLKKQLAKNGGSIHHLTLLFVGNHRKQQRHALDPDCPCDQGARAAREKRNRNLAKEVKNRLGLFRRRQGSPGGHPSGKLDKGVRSLKPTAEEALEWRESLEKLLQHKYGLAAFRAFLRTEFSEENLEFWLACEDYRKIKSQAKMASKAKKIFMEYIAIQSCKEVNLDSCTREHTKENMQDVTPGCFDLAQRRIYGLMEKDPYPRFLRSELYLDLINQKKPSPSL from the exons ATGTTGACCACGCCGGCCATGTTTCTGGGGGACCCGCAGAAAGAGAACATGGAGCAGGTCAAG ATCACGATTCCCCGTGGAAAGAACGGATTTGGCTTCACCATCTGCTGCGACTCCCCTGTCCGGGTGCAAGCGGTGGATTCCG GGGGCCCAGCAGAGAAGGCCGGCTTGCAACAGCTGGACACCCTCCTTCGGCTGAACGAGCAGCCCGTGGAGCGCTGGAAATGCGTGGACTTGGCACACGAGATCCG GAACTGCCCGCAAGAGATTATACTGCTGGTCTGGCGCATCGTTCCGCATGTCAAGCCCGGCCTGGAAGGGGGCCTCCGGCGTTCGTCCTGCAAGTCCACCTTTGACCTGCAGCTGCCGCCcaagaaaagggagaagaacggGGTGGGCCGGGCGTCACGGCCGCCAGAACAGCGCCAGAGCTGCCACGTGGTGTATGACGGCCACGATGGGCTGGTGCTGAACAACTGGGAGCGCTACACGGAGCTGGGGAAGGCCCCCCGGCAGCGTCAGCAGCAGACCTTGCCCCCGCTCCTCTCGCGTCCCCCCTCAGGGGCCGACCGAGACAAGAACTACATCATTCTGGCGCCGCTCAATCCTGGAAGCCAG CTGCTGAGGCCGGTCTACCAAGACAGCAAAGGCCCCGGAG ACTCCCAGGGCAAGAAGTCTCGACTCATGAAGACGGTGCAGACCATCAAAAGCCAGGGAGGTGGCGGAGGCGTCAGCAGCAACAGCGCCCAGAACAGCACCCTGGGGAGGCCCCCTTTCCCCACTTCCAGCTACGGCACCTACGTGACCCTGGCCCCCAAGGTGCTGGTCTTCCCCATCTTTGTGCAA CCTCTCGACCTTTGCAACCCAGCCCGGACCTTGCTTCTGTCGGAGGAGTTGCTTTTCCATGAGATCCGGAATAAACCTACCAAG GTGACCCTCTTCGTCTACTCAGACCTGCTGCTCTTCACCAAGGAAGACGAGCCGGGGCGTTGCAACGTCCTTCGCAACCCCCTGTACCTCAAGGACGTCCAGCTGCAGGAGG CTTCCTCCGAGGACCTGAAATTCTGCATCCTGTACCTGGCTGAG AAGCTGGAGTGCGTGCTCAGCCTGGAAGCTCTCTCCCTGGAGCAGAAGAAGCGCGTCTGCTGGTGCTTGATCCAGAACATCTCCAAGCAGCGGCCAGCCGCCACGCCCACGGCCCCTCCGGCCGAGACGAAG ATGCTTGAGTCAGAGGCTGCCCAACCTGGGGTCGCCTCCCCTGCAAGGGAGGATGTTCCCAGCCCTCCGTTTGCCTTCCCCGTGACCGATGAGGACGCTGCTACAGGAGAGACGATGGTGGGGGTCCAGCACGCCCTTgttgaagaaaaggagaggggcCCGGGCcctcgggaggaggaggaggcccaggAGCCCGGGAAGAGCCCGGCGGCCTTCACGATCCCCACCTTGCAGCTGGAGAGCCCCTTCGGCCAGGGCGCCCGGGCAACGGCCAGCACGGCCAGCTTTCACCCGGAGCGTCCCGCAAACCTgtttggggaggagggggaggaagaggaggaggaggatgatgacGACagcgaagaggaggaagaagaacaagaggaggaggaagactatGAAGATAGCGACGGGGCCGCCTACCTGAACCTGGGAAGGGGGAAGCGCTGCAGCATGTTTGAAGCCTCCTCGGCCACCCACCAGCCCTCCTGCCGCCTGAGCGTGCAGCACTCCCTGCGTCGCCGGACCCACAGCGAAGGCAGCCTCCTGCGGGAGTCCCGGGCCCCCCAATCTTTCACCTCCGACACCAGCCTGGACTGTGCCGAAGGGGGCCCGGCCCCTCCTGGGCCCCCCAGCTGGACCCTGCCTTCCCCCAAGACCCTCAAAAAGCAGCTCGCCAAGAACGGGGGCTCCATCCACCACCTCACTCTCCTCTTTGTCGGGAACCACCGGAAG CAGCAACGGCACGCGCTGGATCCGGACTGCCCCTGCGACCAAGGAGCCCGGGCCGCCCGCGAGAAGAGGAACAGGAACCT GGCCAAGGAGGTGAAGAACCGGCTGGGCCTCTTCCGGCGACGCCAAGGGTCCCCCGGGGGCCACCCCTCGGGCAAGCTGGACAAAGGGGTCAGATCCCTCAA GCCAACCGCCGAAGAAGCCCTGGAGTGGAGGGAGTCCCTGGAAAAGCTGCTCCAACACAAAT ATGGCCTGGCTGCCTTCCGAGCCTTCCTGCGCACCGAGTTCAGTGAGGAAAACCTGGAGTTCTGGCTGGCTTGCGAGGACTACAGGAAGATCAAGTCCCAGGCCAAGATGGCTTCCAAAGCGAAAAAGATCTTCATGGAATATATCGCGATCCAGTCCTGCAAAGAA gTCAACCTAGATTCCTGCACCCGAGAACATACCAAAGAGAACATGCAGGACGTCACTCCGGGCTGCTTTGATCTGGCCCAGAGACGGATCTACGGATTGATGGAGAAGGACCCGTACCCCCGCTTCCTGCGTTCGGAGCTTTATCTGGACCTCATTAATCAGAAGAAACCGAGCCCTTCGCTGTAG
- the RGS3 gene encoding regulator of G-protein signaling 3 isoform X4, translating to MERNPFPGVPLSPQPTHPSPPAFWMKTYGQLKLSIHVQGKDLVLRVMEAKGLMGKACRICDSFVKVSLVPGTVRKCRQRTGTVSDSRNPVFHKHFLFPLQEEDGRKRLLVTVWNRRRDSRQNELLGCMSFGVKSLLSAGKEIYGWYYLLGEDLGRTKHLKVAPKRAKQEGGAPMLTTPAMFLGDPQKENMEQVKITIPRGKNGFGFTICCDSPVRVQAVDSGGPAEKAGLQQLDTLLRLNEQPVERWKCVDLAHEIRNCPQEIILLVWRIVPHVKPGLEGGLRRSSCKSTFDLQLPPKKREKNGVGRASRPPEQRQSCHVVYDGHDGLVLNNWERYTELGKAPRQRQQQTLPPLLSRPPSGADRDKNYIILAPLNPGSQLLRPVYQDSKGPGDSQGKKSRLMKTVQTIKSQGGGGGVSSNSAQNSTLGRPPFPTSSYGTYVTLAPKVLVFPIFVQPLDLCNPARTLLLSEELLFHEIRNKPTKVTLFVYSDLLLFTKEDEPGRCNVLRNPLYLKDVQLQEASSEDLKFCILYLAEKLECVLSLEALSLEQKKRVCWCLIQNISKQRPAATPTAPPAETKMLESEAAQPGVASPAREDVPSPPFAFPVTDEDAATGETMVGVQHALVEEKERGPGPREEEEAQEPGKSPAAFTIPTLQLESPFGQGARATASTASFHPERPANLFGEEGEEEEEEDDDDSEEEEEEQEEEEDYEDSDGAAYLNLGRGKRCSMFEASSATHQPSCRLSVQHSLRRRTHSEGSLLRESRAPQSFTSDTSLDCAEGGPAPPGPPSWTLPSPKTLKKQLAKNGGSIHHLTLLFVGNHRKQQRHALDPDCPCDQGARAAREKRNRNLAKEVKNRLGLFRRRQGSPGGHPSGKLDKGVRSLKPTAEEALEWRESLEKLLQHKYGLAAFRAFLRTEFSEENLEFWLACEDYRKIKSQAKMASKAKKIFMEYIAIQSCKEVNLDSCTREHTKENMQDVTPGCFDLAQRRIYGLMEKDPYPRFLRSELYLDLINQKKPSPSL from the exons ATGGAGCGCAACCCTTTCCCCGGCGTCCCCCTCTCCCCCCAGCCAACCCACCCGTCGCCGCCTGCCTTCTGGATGAAGACGTACG gGCAGCTGAAGCTCTCGATCCACGTGCAAGGCAAGGACCTTGTGCTCCGTG TCATGGAAGCCAAAGGTCTGATGGGGAAGGCATGCCGGATTTGCGACTCCTTTGTCAAG GTCTCCCTTGTGCCGGGTACAGTCCGAAAGTGCCGTCAGAGGACCGGAACCGTTTCGGACAGCAGGAACCCCGTCTTCCACAAGCACTTTCTCTT CCCTTTGCAAGAGGAGGATGGGCGGAAGCGATTGCTGGTCACCGTGTGGAACCGCCGACGGGATTCTAG GCAGAACGAACTTCTCGGCTGCATGAGCTTTGGTGTGAAGAGCCTGCTGAGCGCGGGCAAG GAGATCTACGGCTGGTACTACCTGCTGGGGGAGGACCTAGGAAGAACCAAGCACCTGAAAGTGGCCCCAAAGCGTGCCAAGCAGGAGGGCGGAG cCCCGATGTTGACCACGCCGGCCATGTTTCTGGGGGACCCGCAGAAAGAGAACATGGAGCAGGTCAAG ATCACGATTCCCCGTGGAAAGAACGGATTTGGCTTCACCATCTGCTGCGACTCCCCTGTCCGGGTGCAAGCGGTGGATTCCG GGGGCCCAGCAGAGAAGGCCGGCTTGCAACAGCTGGACACCCTCCTTCGGCTGAACGAGCAGCCCGTGGAGCGCTGGAAATGCGTGGACTTGGCACACGAGATCCG GAACTGCCCGCAAGAGATTATACTGCTGGTCTGGCGCATCGTTCCGCATGTCAAGCCCGGCCTGGAAGGGGGCCTCCGGCGTTCGTCCTGCAAGTCCACCTTTGACCTGCAGCTGCCGCCcaagaaaagggagaagaacggGGTGGGCCGGGCGTCACGGCCGCCAGAACAGCGCCAGAGCTGCCACGTGGTGTATGACGGCCACGATGGGCTGGTGCTGAACAACTGGGAGCGCTACACGGAGCTGGGGAAGGCCCCCCGGCAGCGTCAGCAGCAGACCTTGCCCCCGCTCCTCTCGCGTCCCCCCTCAGGGGCCGACCGAGACAAGAACTACATCATTCTGGCGCCGCTCAATCCTGGAAGCCAG CTGCTGAGGCCGGTCTACCAAGACAGCAAAGGCCCCGGAG ACTCCCAGGGCAAGAAGTCTCGACTCATGAAGACGGTGCAGACCATCAAAAGCCAGGGAGGTGGCGGAGGCGTCAGCAGCAACAGCGCCCAGAACAGCACCCTGGGGAGGCCCCCTTTCCCCACTTCCAGCTACGGCACCTACGTGACCCTGGCCCCCAAGGTGCTGGTCTTCCCCATCTTTGTGCAA CCTCTCGACCTTTGCAACCCAGCCCGGACCTTGCTTCTGTCGGAGGAGTTGCTTTTCCATGAGATCCGGAATAAACCTACCAAG GTGACCCTCTTCGTCTACTCAGACCTGCTGCTCTTCACCAAGGAAGACGAGCCGGGGCGTTGCAACGTCCTTCGCAACCCCCTGTACCTCAAGGACGTCCAGCTGCAGGAGG CTTCCTCCGAGGACCTGAAATTCTGCATCCTGTACCTGGCTGAG AAGCTGGAGTGCGTGCTCAGCCTGGAAGCTCTCTCCCTGGAGCAGAAGAAGCGCGTCTGCTGGTGCTTGATCCAGAACATCTCCAAGCAGCGGCCAGCCGCCACGCCCACGGCCCCTCCGGCCGAGACGAAG ATGCTTGAGTCAGAGGCTGCCCAACCTGGGGTCGCCTCCCCTGCAAGGGAGGATGTTCCCAGCCCTCCGTTTGCCTTCCCCGTGACCGATGAGGACGCTGCTACAGGAGAGACGATGGTGGGGGTCCAGCACGCCCTTgttgaagaaaaggagaggggcCCGGGCcctcgggaggaggaggaggcccaggAGCCCGGGAAGAGCCCGGCGGCCTTCACGATCCCCACCTTGCAGCTGGAGAGCCCCTTCGGCCAGGGCGCCCGGGCAACGGCCAGCACGGCCAGCTTTCACCCGGAGCGTCCCGCAAACCTgtttggggaggagggggaggaagaggaggaggaggatgatgacGACagcgaagaggaggaagaagaacaagaggaggaggaagactatGAAGATAGCGACGGGGCCGCCTACCTGAACCTGGGAAGGGGGAAGCGCTGCAGCATGTTTGAAGCCTCCTCGGCCACCCACCAGCCCTCCTGCCGCCTGAGCGTGCAGCACTCCCTGCGTCGCCGGACCCACAGCGAAGGCAGCCTCCTGCGGGAGTCCCGGGCCCCCCAATCTTTCACCTCCGACACCAGCCTGGACTGTGCCGAAGGGGGCCCGGCCCCTCCTGGGCCCCCCAGCTGGACCCTGCCTTCCCCCAAGACCCTCAAAAAGCAGCTCGCCAAGAACGGGGGCTCCATCCACCACCTCACTCTCCTCTTTGTCGGGAACCACCGGAAG CAGCAACGGCACGCGCTGGATCCGGACTGCCCCTGCGACCAAGGAGCCCGGGCCGCCCGCGAGAAGAGGAACAGGAACCT GGCCAAGGAGGTGAAGAACCGGCTGGGCCTCTTCCGGCGACGCCAAGGGTCCCCCGGGGGCCACCCCTCGGGCAAGCTGGACAAAGGGGTCAGATCCCTCAA GCCAACCGCCGAAGAAGCCCTGGAGTGGAGGGAGTCCCTGGAAAAGCTGCTCCAACACAAAT ATGGCCTGGCTGCCTTCCGAGCCTTCCTGCGCACCGAGTTCAGTGAGGAAAACCTGGAGTTCTGGCTGGCTTGCGAGGACTACAGGAAGATCAAGTCCCAGGCCAAGATGGCTTCCAAAGCGAAAAAGATCTTCATGGAATATATCGCGATCCAGTCCTGCAAAGAA gTCAACCTAGATTCCTGCACCCGAGAACATACCAAAGAGAACATGCAGGACGTCACTCCGGGCTGCTTTGATCTGGCCCAGAGACGGATCTACGGATTGATGGAGAAGGACCCGTACCCCCGCTTCCTGCGTTCGGAGCTTTATCTGGACCTCATTAATCAGAAGAAACCGAGCCCTTCGCTGTAG
- the RGS3 gene encoding regulator of G-protein signaling 3 isoform X6 produces MPGAAVRLGGRQAGASLAVLRLHSLAREPSRLVGGGNGAAFHGPVASPEEASDMSRFHELCRVCSEQRYQQITIPRGKNGFGFTICCDSPVRVQAVDSGGPAEKAGLQQLDTLLRLNEQPVERWKCVDLAHEIRNCPQEIILLVWRIVPHVKPGLEGGLRRSSCKSTFDLQLPPKKREKNGVGRASRPPEQRQSCHVVYDGHDGLVLNNWERYTELGKAPRQRQQQTLPPLLSRPPSGADRDKNYIILAPLNPGSQLLRPVYQDSKGPGDSQGKKSRLMKTVQTIKSQGGGGGVSSNSAQNSTLGRPPFPTSSYGTYVTLAPKVLVFPIFVQPLDLCNPARTLLLSEELLFHEIRNKPTKVTLFVYSDLLLFTKEDEPGRCNVLRNPLYLKDVQLQEASSEDLKFCILYLAEKLECVLSLEALSLEQKKRVCWCLIQNISKQRPAATPTAPPAETKMLESEAAQPGVASPAREDVPSPPFAFPVTDEDAATGETMVGVQHALVEEKERGPGPREEEEAQEPGKSPAAFTIPTLQLESPFGQGARATASTASFHPERPANLFGEEGEEEEEEDDDDSEEEEEEQEEEEDYEDSDGAAYLNLGRGKRCSMFEASSATHQPSCRLSVQHSLRRRTHSEGSLLRESRAPQSFTSDTSLDCAEGGPAPPGPPSWTLPSPKTLKKQLAKNGGSIHHLTLLFVGNHRKQQRHALDPDCPCDQGARAAREKRNRNLAKEVKNRLGLFRRRQGSPGGHPSGKLDKGVRSLKPTAEEALEWRESLEKLLQHKYGLAAFRAFLRTEFSEENLEFWLACEDYRKIKSQAKMASKAKKIFMEYIAIQSCKEVNLDSCTREHTKENMQDVTPGCFDLAQRRIYGLMEKDPYPRFLRSELYLDLINQKKPSPSL; encoded by the exons ATGCCAGGAGCGGCAGTCAGactgggaggcaggcaggcaggggcttCTCTTGCTGTCCTTCGGCTGCATTCCCTGGCCAGGGAGCCCAGCCGgctggtgggtggggggaatggtGCAGCTTTCCACGGGCCAGTGGCAAGCCCTGAGGAGGCCTCGGACATGAGTCGCTTCCATGAGCTGTGTCGGGTGTGCTCCGAGCAGCGTTATCAGCAG ATCACGATTCCCCGTGGAAAGAACGGATTTGGCTTCACCATCTGCTGCGACTCCCCTGTCCGGGTGCAAGCGGTGGATTCCG GGGGCCCAGCAGAGAAGGCCGGCTTGCAACAGCTGGACACCCTCCTTCGGCTGAACGAGCAGCCCGTGGAGCGCTGGAAATGCGTGGACTTGGCACACGAGATCCG GAACTGCCCGCAAGAGATTATACTGCTGGTCTGGCGCATCGTTCCGCATGTCAAGCCCGGCCTGGAAGGGGGCCTCCGGCGTTCGTCCTGCAAGTCCACCTTTGACCTGCAGCTGCCGCCcaagaaaagggagaagaacggGGTGGGCCGGGCGTCACGGCCGCCAGAACAGCGCCAGAGCTGCCACGTGGTGTATGACGGCCACGATGGGCTGGTGCTGAACAACTGGGAGCGCTACACGGAGCTGGGGAAGGCCCCCCGGCAGCGTCAGCAGCAGACCTTGCCCCCGCTCCTCTCGCGTCCCCCCTCAGGGGCCGACCGAGACAAGAACTACATCATTCTGGCGCCGCTCAATCCTGGAAGCCAG CTGCTGAGGCCGGTCTACCAAGACAGCAAAGGCCCCGGAG ACTCCCAGGGCAAGAAGTCTCGACTCATGAAGACGGTGCAGACCATCAAAAGCCAGGGAGGTGGCGGAGGCGTCAGCAGCAACAGCGCCCAGAACAGCACCCTGGGGAGGCCCCCTTTCCCCACTTCCAGCTACGGCACCTACGTGACCCTGGCCCCCAAGGTGCTGGTCTTCCCCATCTTTGTGCAA CCTCTCGACCTTTGCAACCCAGCCCGGACCTTGCTTCTGTCGGAGGAGTTGCTTTTCCATGAGATCCGGAATAAACCTACCAAG GTGACCCTCTTCGTCTACTCAGACCTGCTGCTCTTCACCAAGGAAGACGAGCCGGGGCGTTGCAACGTCCTTCGCAACCCCCTGTACCTCAAGGACGTCCAGCTGCAGGAGG CTTCCTCCGAGGACCTGAAATTCTGCATCCTGTACCTGGCTGAG AAGCTGGAGTGCGTGCTCAGCCTGGAAGCTCTCTCCCTGGAGCAGAAGAAGCGCGTCTGCTGGTGCTTGATCCAGAACATCTCCAAGCAGCGGCCAGCCGCCACGCCCACGGCCCCTCCGGCCGAGACGAAG ATGCTTGAGTCAGAGGCTGCCCAACCTGGGGTCGCCTCCCCTGCAAGGGAGGATGTTCCCAGCCCTCCGTTTGCCTTCCCCGTGACCGATGAGGACGCTGCTACAGGAGAGACGATGGTGGGGGTCCAGCACGCCCTTgttgaagaaaaggagaggggcCCGGGCcctcgggaggaggaggaggcccaggAGCCCGGGAAGAGCCCGGCGGCCTTCACGATCCCCACCTTGCAGCTGGAGAGCCCCTTCGGCCAGGGCGCCCGGGCAACGGCCAGCACGGCCAGCTTTCACCCGGAGCGTCCCGCAAACCTgtttggggaggagggggaggaagaggaggaggaggatgatgacGACagcgaagaggaggaagaagaacaagaggaggaggaagactatGAAGATAGCGACGGGGCCGCCTACCTGAACCTGGGAAGGGGGAAGCGCTGCAGCATGTTTGAAGCCTCCTCGGCCACCCACCAGCCCTCCTGCCGCCTGAGCGTGCAGCACTCCCTGCGTCGCCGGACCCACAGCGAAGGCAGCCTCCTGCGGGAGTCCCGGGCCCCCCAATCTTTCACCTCCGACACCAGCCTGGACTGTGCCGAAGGGGGCCCGGCCCCTCCTGGGCCCCCCAGCTGGACCCTGCCTTCCCCCAAGACCCTCAAAAAGCAGCTCGCCAAGAACGGGGGCTCCATCCACCACCTCACTCTCCTCTTTGTCGGGAACCACCGGAAG CAGCAACGGCACGCGCTGGATCCGGACTGCCCCTGCGACCAAGGAGCCCGGGCCGCCCGCGAGAAGAGGAACAGGAACCT GGCCAAGGAGGTGAAGAACCGGCTGGGCCTCTTCCGGCGACGCCAAGGGTCCCCCGGGGGCCACCCCTCGGGCAAGCTGGACAAAGGGGTCAGATCCCTCAA GCCAACCGCCGAAGAAGCCCTGGAGTGGAGGGAGTCCCTGGAAAAGCTGCTCCAACACAAAT ATGGCCTGGCTGCCTTCCGAGCCTTCCTGCGCACCGAGTTCAGTGAGGAAAACCTGGAGTTCTGGCTGGCTTGCGAGGACTACAGGAAGATCAAGTCCCAGGCCAAGATGGCTTCCAAAGCGAAAAAGATCTTCATGGAATATATCGCGATCCAGTCCTGCAAAGAA gTCAACCTAGATTCCTGCACCCGAGAACATACCAAAGAGAACATGCAGGACGTCACTCCGGGCTGCTTTGATCTGGCCCAGAGACGGATCTACGGATTGATGGAGAAGGACCCGTACCCCCGCTTCCTGCGTTCGGAGCTTTATCTGGACCTCATTAATCAGAAGAAACCGAGCCCTTCGCTGTAG
- the RGS3 gene encoding regulator of G-protein signaling 3 isoform X5 — MAGTGELLEKRLRKRSSRSPCQPRVNVGKVATKEIYGWYYLLGEDLGRTKHLKVAPKRAKQEGGAPMLTTPAMFLGDPQKENMEQVKITIPRGKNGFGFTICCDSPVRVQAVDSGGPAEKAGLQQLDTLLRLNEQPVERWKCVDLAHEIRNCPQEIILLVWRIVPHVKPGLEGGLRRSSCKSTFDLQLPPKKREKNGVGRASRPPEQRQSCHVVYDGHDGLVLNNWERYTELGKAPRQRQQQTLPPLLSRPPSGADRDKNYIILAPLNPGSQLLRPVYQDSKGPGDSQGKKSRLMKTVQTIKSQGGGGGVSSNSAQNSTLGRPPFPTSSYGTYVTLAPKVLVFPIFVQPLDLCNPARTLLLSEELLFHEIRNKPTKVTLFVYSDLLLFTKEDEPGRCNVLRNPLYLKDVQLQEASSEDLKFCILYLAEKLECVLSLEALSLEQKKRVCWCLIQNISKQRPAATPTAPPAETKMLESEAAQPGVASPAREDVPSPPFAFPVTDEDAATGETMVGVQHALVEEKERGPGPREEEEAQEPGKSPAAFTIPTLQLESPFGQGARATASTASFHPERPANLFGEEGEEEEEEDDDDSEEEEEEQEEEEDYEDSDGAAYLNLGRGKRCSMFEASSATHQPSCRLSVQHSLRRRTHSEGSLLRESRAPQSFTSDTSLDCAEGGPAPPGPPSWTLPSPKTLKKQLAKNGGSIHHLTLLFVGNHRKQQRHALDPDCPCDQGARAAREKRNRNLAKEVKNRLGLFRRRQGSPGGHPSGKLDKGVRSLKPTAEEALEWRESLEKLLQHKYGLAAFRAFLRTEFSEENLEFWLACEDYRKIKSQAKMASKAKKIFMEYIAIQSCKEVNLDSCTREHTKENMQDVTPGCFDLAQRRIYGLMEKDPYPRFLRSELYLDLINQKKPSPSL, encoded by the exons ATGGCAGGCACTGGGGAGCTTTTAGAGAAGAGGCtgagaaagagaagcagcaggTCCCCCTGCCAGCCACGTGTCAACGTGGGCAAAGTGGCAACCAAG GAGATCTACGGCTGGTACTACCTGCTGGGGGAGGACCTAGGAAGAACCAAGCACCTGAAAGTGGCCCCAAAGCGTGCCAAGCAGGAGGGCGGAG cCCCGATGTTGACCACGCCGGCCATGTTTCTGGGGGACCCGCAGAAAGAGAACATGGAGCAGGTCAAG ATCACGATTCCCCGTGGAAAGAACGGATTTGGCTTCACCATCTGCTGCGACTCCCCTGTCCGGGTGCAAGCGGTGGATTCCG GGGGCCCAGCAGAGAAGGCCGGCTTGCAACAGCTGGACACCCTCCTTCGGCTGAACGAGCAGCCCGTGGAGCGCTGGAAATGCGTGGACTTGGCACACGAGATCCG GAACTGCCCGCAAGAGATTATACTGCTGGTCTGGCGCATCGTTCCGCATGTCAAGCCCGGCCTGGAAGGGGGCCTCCGGCGTTCGTCCTGCAAGTCCACCTTTGACCTGCAGCTGCCGCCcaagaaaagggagaagaacggGGTGGGCCGGGCGTCACGGCCGCCAGAACAGCGCCAGAGCTGCCACGTGGTGTATGACGGCCACGATGGGCTGGTGCTGAACAACTGGGAGCGCTACACGGAGCTGGGGAAGGCCCCCCGGCAGCGTCAGCAGCAGACCTTGCCCCCGCTCCTCTCGCGTCCCCCCTCAGGGGCCGACCGAGACAAGAACTACATCATTCTGGCGCCGCTCAATCCTGGAAGCCAG CTGCTGAGGCCGGTCTACCAAGACAGCAAAGGCCCCGGAG ACTCCCAGGGCAAGAAGTCTCGACTCATGAAGACGGTGCAGACCATCAAAAGCCAGGGAGGTGGCGGAGGCGTCAGCAGCAACAGCGCCCAGAACAGCACCCTGGGGAGGCCCCCTTTCCCCACTTCCAGCTACGGCACCTACGTGACCCTGGCCCCCAAGGTGCTGGTCTTCCCCATCTTTGTGCAA CCTCTCGACCTTTGCAACCCAGCCCGGACCTTGCTTCTGTCGGAGGAGTTGCTTTTCCATGAGATCCGGAATAAACCTACCAAG GTGACCCTCTTCGTCTACTCAGACCTGCTGCTCTTCACCAAGGAAGACGAGCCGGGGCGTTGCAACGTCCTTCGCAACCCCCTGTACCTCAAGGACGTCCAGCTGCAGGAGG CTTCCTCCGAGGACCTGAAATTCTGCATCCTGTACCTGGCTGAG AAGCTGGAGTGCGTGCTCAGCCTGGAAGCTCTCTCCCTGGAGCAGAAGAAGCGCGTCTGCTGGTGCTTGATCCAGAACATCTCCAAGCAGCGGCCAGCCGCCACGCCCACGGCCCCTCCGGCCGAGACGAAG ATGCTTGAGTCAGAGGCTGCCCAACCTGGGGTCGCCTCCCCTGCAAGGGAGGATGTTCCCAGCCCTCCGTTTGCCTTCCCCGTGACCGATGAGGACGCTGCTACAGGAGAGACGATGGTGGGGGTCCAGCACGCCCTTgttgaagaaaaggagaggggcCCGGGCcctcgggaggaggaggaggcccaggAGCCCGGGAAGAGCCCGGCGGCCTTCACGATCCCCACCTTGCAGCTGGAGAGCCCCTTCGGCCAGGGCGCCCGGGCAACGGCCAGCACGGCCAGCTTTCACCCGGAGCGTCCCGCAAACCTgtttggggaggagggggaggaagaggaggaggaggatgatgacGACagcgaagaggaggaagaagaacaagaggaggaggaagactatGAAGATAGCGACGGGGCCGCCTACCTGAACCTGGGAAGGGGGAAGCGCTGCAGCATGTTTGAAGCCTCCTCGGCCACCCACCAGCCCTCCTGCCGCCTGAGCGTGCAGCACTCCCTGCGTCGCCGGACCCACAGCGAAGGCAGCCTCCTGCGGGAGTCCCGGGCCCCCCAATCTTTCACCTCCGACACCAGCCTGGACTGTGCCGAAGGGGGCCCGGCCCCTCCTGGGCCCCCCAGCTGGACCCTGCCTTCCCCCAAGACCCTCAAAAAGCAGCTCGCCAAGAACGGGGGCTCCATCCACCACCTCACTCTCCTCTTTGTCGGGAACCACCGGAAG CAGCAACGGCACGCGCTGGATCCGGACTGCCCCTGCGACCAAGGAGCCCGGGCCGCCCGCGAGAAGAGGAACAGGAACCT GGCCAAGGAGGTGAAGAACCGGCTGGGCCTCTTCCGGCGACGCCAAGGGTCCCCCGGGGGCCACCCCTCGGGCAAGCTGGACAAAGGGGTCAGATCCCTCAA GCCAACCGCCGAAGAAGCCCTGGAGTGGAGGGAGTCCCTGGAAAAGCTGCTCCAACACAAAT ATGGCCTGGCTGCCTTCCGAGCCTTCCTGCGCACCGAGTTCAGTGAGGAAAACCTGGAGTTCTGGCTGGCTTGCGAGGACTACAGGAAGATCAAGTCCCAGGCCAAGATGGCTTCCAAAGCGAAAAAGATCTTCATGGAATATATCGCGATCCAGTCCTGCAAAGAA gTCAACCTAGATTCCTGCACCCGAGAACATACCAAAGAGAACATGCAGGACGTCACTCCGGGCTGCTTTGATCTGGCCCAGAGACGGATCTACGGATTGATGGAGAAGGACCCGTACCCCCGCTTCCTGCGTTCGGAGCTTTATCTGGACCTCATTAATCAGAAGAAACCGAGCCCTTCGCTGTAG